Proteins encoded by one window of Gouania willdenowi chromosome 4, fGouWil2.1, whole genome shotgun sequence:
- the fndc9 gene encoding fibronectin type III domain-containing protein 9 has protein sequence MMAITIYNISATSAKVSWPSSPSCMDTFYSVMYDPNWNNLFLGYKRKNFKHEERIPVSQSSTHLANLLPQTAYFICVTCQAANPVRDQCQVFSTPSENAEGHDRSGWELAMGVWLTCCILLLVIAGVLLWGCLHTICPFPGQVNNRCSGVTNANLQETPGSGSLYGTRGSEDGLKHVGIIQPPLSTGQHTGHMITQGLELRTLAKLSGSEPA, from the coding sequence CTGGCCATCGTCCCCCAGCTGCATGGACACCTTCTACAGTGTCATGTACGATCCCAACTGGAACAACCTCTTCCTCGGCTACAAGCGCAAGAATTTTAAGCACGAGGAGCGAATCCCCGTCAGCCAGAGCAGCACACACCTGGCCAACCTGCTGCCTCAGACCGCCTACTTTATATGTGTTACATGTCAGGCCGCCAATCCGGTGCGGGACCAGTGTCAGGTGTTCAGCACACCGAGTGAGAATGCTGAAGGTCATGACAGGTCAGGTTGGGAGCTTGCCATGGGTGTCTGGCTGACCTGCTGCATTCTACTCCTGGTGATTGCCGGCGTGTTGCTGTGGGGATGCCTTCACACCATCTGCCCATTTCCTGGGCAGGTCAACAACCGCTGCAGTGGGGTGACAAACGCCAACCTCCAAGAAACACCTGGATCTGGAAGCCTTTATGGTACCCGAGGTAGCGAGGATGGCCTCAAACATGTGGGCATCATACAGCCACCTCTATCTACAGGGCAGCACACTGGACACATGATCACCCAGGGCCTCGAGCTGAGGACACTCGCAAAGCTGTCTGGCAGTGAGCCAGCTTGA